Proteins encoded within one genomic window of uncultured Desulfobacter sp.:
- a CDS encoding glycosyltransferase family 4 protein, whose protein sequence is MITKIQPFEGINSIAVIGNYLPRQCGIATFTKDLVEGLSARAPDISTWAVAMNDKVQGYAYPDKVRFEIHQNKYADYAIAAQFLNISHPDIVCLQHEFGIFGGPAGSHLLKLLSDLHMPLVTTLHTVLIDPSDEYRTVMIKLGELSDKLVVMSHKAKSFLHDIYGITEEKIAFIHHGIPDMPFIDSSFHKDKFRVEGKKVLLTFGLLSPNKGIETVLQALPAVIEKFPDVVYIILGATHPHVLKTEGEAYRIMLQQIVHKLNISDHVIFQNNFVALRDLCEFLGIADIYITPYLKEAQITSGTLAYAMGTGKAIISTPYWYATEMLADSRGKIVPFNNPNVLAEQINELLVDDTQRHAMRKKAYTFTREAIWKEVSQKYLEVFSEVRQNRILCPRPRHSYVGNIKAITRFDLPEIKLNHLKSMTDDTGMLQHADHTIPNRLHGYCTDDNARALLVAALGQKYLPTNGLGLDALCGHYLGFLLYAYNEKTGRFRNFMTYARQWSKEAWSEDPHGCALWCLGKAVAFLENSGHLEMSTVLFKKAIIAAESFRSPLAVAFCLVGLDAYLERFSGDRDARRIRDVLATRLFTQFKENKTDDWPWAEDSLNYANAKLPHALLVSGHKMENREMVKMGLDSLKWLLSIQTTDNHFAPIGCKGWYRKEGKRARFDQQPIEAKAMVEACAAAYNISHDRQWFESAVLCFNWFLGHNDLNMPLYDPKTGGSMDGLMVDGINQNQGAESTLAWLLSLMTLQKLYADELLHQSSPGLLA, encoded by the coding sequence ATGATAACAAAAATACAACCCTTTGAAGGGATAAATTCCATTGCCGTCATCGGCAATTACCTGCCCCGGCAATGCGGTATCGCAACCTTTACAAAAGATCTGGTTGAAGGATTGTCAGCCCGGGCACCGGACATCTCTACCTGGGCGGTTGCAATGAATGATAAAGTTCAAGGATATGCATATCCTGATAAAGTGCGTTTTGAAATCCATCAGAACAAATATGCTGATTATGCTATTGCCGCTCAGTTTTTGAATATCAGCCACCCCGATATTGTCTGCCTCCAGCATGAATTCGGCATTTTCGGAGGGCCTGCCGGTAGCCATCTGCTCAAACTGCTGTCAGATCTGCATATGCCCTTAGTGACAACACTACACACCGTTTTAATAGATCCTTCTGATGAATATCGGACCGTCATGATCAAGCTTGGAGAATTATCCGACAAACTGGTGGTGATGAGTCACAAAGCAAAATCCTTTCTTCATGATATCTACGGTATTACTGAAGAAAAGATTGCTTTTATTCACCACGGTATTCCGGACATGCCCTTTATCGACTCCAGTTTTCATAAGGATAAATTCAGGGTGGAAGGCAAAAAGGTGTTGCTAACCTTTGGTCTGCTCTCCCCGAACAAGGGAATTGAAACCGTGCTGCAGGCCCTTCCGGCTGTTATCGAAAAATTCCCGGACGTTGTGTATATCATCCTGGGCGCCACCCATCCCCATGTATTGAAGACTGAAGGGGAAGCATATCGAATTATGCTCCAGCAGATTGTTCACAAACTGAATATCAGTGACCATGTGATATTTCAGAATAATTTTGTTGCCTTAAGAGACCTTTGTGAATTCCTGGGCATTGCAGATATTTACATCACCCCATATCTTAAAGAGGCACAGATTACCTCGGGAACCCTTGCCTATGCCATGGGAACCGGCAAAGCCATTATTTCAACCCCTTACTGGTATGCCACTGAAATGCTGGCTGATAGTAGGGGTAAAATCGTACCGTTCAACAATCCCAATGTCTTGGCAGAACAGATTAATGAGCTTTTGGTCGATGATACCCAGCGGCATGCCATGCGCAAAAAAGCATACACCTTCACTCGTGAAGCTATCTGGAAAGAAGTTTCGCAAAAATACCTTGAAGTGTTTAGTGAGGTCAGACAAAATCGCATCCTGTGTCCCCGGCCCCGGCATTCCTATGTTGGAAATATCAAAGCCATTACCCGTTTTGATCTGCCTGAGATCAAACTGAATCACTTAAAGTCCATGACCGATGACACCGGCATGTTGCAGCATGCCGATCATACCATCCCCAACAGATTGCATGGATACTGCACGGATGATAATGCCAGGGCACTACTGGTAGCGGCCCTGGGGCAAAAATATTTGCCGACCAATGGCCTTGGCCTGGATGCGTTATGTGGGCATTACTTGGGATTCCTTTTATATGCATACAATGAAAAAACCGGGCGGTTTCGAAATTTTATGACCTATGCAAGACAGTGGAGCAAGGAGGCCTGGTCTGAGGATCCTCATGGATGTGCGCTCTGGTGCCTGGGTAAAGCTGTGGCCTTTCTGGAAAATTCAGGTCACCTGGAAATGAGCACCGTTCTTTTTAAAAAGGCAATCATTGCAGCAGAAAGTTTCAGATCCCCCCTGGCCGTGGCATTTTGTCTGGTGGGCCTGGATGCCTACCTGGAAAGATTTTCCGGTGACCGTGATGCTCGAAGGATCAGGGATGTTCTGGCCACAAGATTATTCACCCAGTTTAAGGAAAATAAAACCGATGACTGGCCCTGGGCAGAGGATAGCTTAAACTATGCCAATGCCAAACTGCCCCATGCCCTTCTGGTATCCGGTCATAAAATGGAAAATCGTGAGATGGTAAAGATGGGTTTAGATAGTCTCAAGTGGCTGCTCTCCATCCAGACGACGGATAATCATTTCGCCCCCATCGGGTGTAAGGGCTGGTATAGAAAAGAAGGAAAAAGAGCCCGGTTTGATCAGCAGCCCATTGAAGCTAAAGCCATGGTTGAAGCATGTGCCGCCGCCTATAACATCTCCCATGATCGGCAATGGTTTGAATCTGCCGTCCTGTGTTTTAACTGGTTTCTGGGCCATAATGATTTAAATATGCCACTTTATGATCCGAAAACCGGGGGCAGTATGGACGGCCTGATGGTGGACGGTATCAACCAGAACCAGGGCGCTGAATCAACGCTTGCTTGGCTCTTGTCATTAATGACACTGCAAAAACTGTATGCAGATGAACTATTGCATCAGTCTTCACCCGGATTACTGGCTTAA
- a CDS encoding DUF5698 domain-containing protein, whose protein sequence is MIESTVLLTGVLVFFARICDVAIGTVRTIVTVQGRTLLAFCLAVFEIVIWLLVASTVISQVKDQPILVIFYALGYATGNVVGIKVEKKLAFGSIILKVICRESADMITKTIRDLGQPVTKFVGEGINGPVNELYIVCRRRDLRRILSEIEKIDNQVFYVVEQANSMNRILRPVNTPIGGWRSRSNRK, encoded by the coding sequence ATGATTGAATCAACGGTCCTCCTTACCGGTGTCCTTGTTTTTTTTGCAAGAATTTGTGATGTGGCTATCGGAACCGTCCGTACCATTGTTACTGTCCAGGGCAGAACTCTTTTAGCGTTTTGTCTGGCTGTATTTGAAATTGTTATCTGGCTCCTGGTAGCCAGCACGGTAATCAGTCAGGTAAAAGACCAACCAATTTTAGTAATATTTTACGCATTAGGTTATGCGACTGGAAACGTTGTCGGCATTAAGGTTGAAAAAAAATTAGCTTTTGGATCGATCATTTTAAAAGTTATCTGTAGAGAATCCGCAGACATGATTACCAAAACCATAAGGGATCTTGGACAGCCGGTTACTAAATTCGTTGGTGAGGGTATAAACGGGCCTGTCAATGAACTATATATTGTCTGCCGACGGAGGGATCTGAGAAGGATTCTATCTGAAATCGAAAAGATCGACAATCAGGTTTTTTATGTGGTGGAACAGGCAAATTCTATGAATAGAATTCTGAGGCCTGTGAACACTCCGATAGGTGGGTGGCGTTCCAGAAGTAATAGAAAGTAA
- the groL gene encoding chaperonin GroEL (60 kDa chaperone family; promotes refolding of misfolded polypeptides especially under stressful conditions; forms two stacked rings of heptamers to form a barrel-shaped 14mer; ends can be capped by GroES; misfolded proteins enter the barrel where they are refolded when GroES binds), with the protein MAKEIKYDAKARQAMLKGVQTLADAVVVTLGPKGRNVVIEKSWGSPTVTKDGVTVAKEIEIEDKFENMGAQMVKEVASKTSDMAGDGTTTATVLARAIYENGQKLVVAGHNPMWIKRGIDKAVAKVVETLEEMATPTKNQNNIAQVGTISANNDETIGNIIAEAMDKVGKEGVITVEEAKSIDTTLDVVEGMQFDRGYLSPYFVTDTEKMSVSFDNPYVLICEKKVSSMKDLLPVLEEISKSGKPLLIVAEDVSGDALATLVVNKLRGSLNIAAVKAPGFGDRRKEMLEDMAVLTGGQVVSEDMGIKLENVTIQDLGQAKTITIDKDNTTIVDGAGTKEALEGRVKMLRAQVEETTSDYDREKLQERLAKLVGGVAIINVGAATETEMKEKKARVEDALNATRAAVEEGIVPGGGVALIRCLPALKALSLEGEEKLGINVIARAIEEPLRKIADNAGVEGAVVVNKVKEGKGAFGYNARTDVYEDLIAAGVMDPKKVVRFALQNAASVASIMLTTQAMIADKPGKKAGDGMPGGGMGGMM; encoded by the coding sequence ATGGCAAAAGAAATAAAATATGATGCAAAAGCGCGTCAAGCTATGCTCAAAGGTGTGCAGACATTAGCAGATGCAGTGGTGGTGACCCTGGGACCCAAAGGCCGCAACGTGGTGATTGAGAAATCCTGGGGATCACCGACTGTCACCAAGGACGGTGTAACTGTTGCAAAAGAGATTGAGATTGAAGACAAGTTTGAAAATATGGGCGCTCAGATGGTAAAAGAGGTGGCCAGCAAGACCTCTGATATGGCCGGAGACGGCACAACCACGGCAACCGTTCTTGCCCGGGCTATTTATGAAAACGGTCAGAAACTGGTGGTTGCAGGCCATAACCCCATGTGGATTAAAAGAGGCATTGACAAAGCCGTTGCCAAGGTTGTTGAAACCCTTGAAGAAATGGCCACACCCACTAAAAATCAAAATAACATCGCCCAGGTTGGCACTATCTCGGCCAACAACGATGAGACCATCGGCAATATTATTGCTGAAGCCATGGATAAAGTAGGCAAGGAAGGTGTTATCACTGTAGAAGAAGCCAAATCAATTGATACGACCCTTGATGTTGTGGAGGGTATGCAGTTTGATCGCGGATACCTTTCTCCTTATTTTGTAACCGATACAGAAAAAATGAGTGTGTCATTTGATAATCCCTATGTGTTAATTTGCGAAAAAAAGGTTTCCTCCATGAAGGACCTTCTTCCGGTTCTTGAAGAAATCTCCAAATCAGGCAAACCGCTTTTAATTGTTGCTGAAGATGTCTCTGGAGATGCCCTTGCGACCCTTGTTGTTAACAAACTTCGCGGTAGTTTAAATATTGCGGCCGTAAAGGCGCCAGGGTTTGGTGACAGAAGAAAAGAGATGCTGGAAGATATGGCCGTTTTAACCGGCGGACAGGTTGTTTCCGAAGATATGGGAATCAAACTTGAAAATGTAACCATCCAGGATCTGGGTCAGGCAAAAACCATTACCATTGATAAAGACAACACCACTATTGTTGATGGGGCAGGTACCAAAGAAGCCCTTGAAGGCCGTGTTAAAATGCTCCGGGCACAGGTTGAAGAAACCACTTCTGACTATGACAGGGAAAAACTTCAGGAAAGACTTGCAAAGCTCGTTGGCGGTGTTGCCATCATTAATGTCGGGGCTGCCACTGAAACTGAAATGAAAGAAAAGAAAGCACGGGTGGAAGACGCACTTAACGCAACCCGAGCGGCGGTTGAAGAAGGCATAGTCCCGGGCGGCGGGGTTGCTCTTATCCGGTGCCTTCCTGCCCTTAAGGCGCTTAGTCTCGAAGGAGAAGAAAAACTGGGCATTAACGTTATTGCAAGAGCCATTGAAGAACCCCTGCGTAAAATTGCCGACAATGCCGGTGTTGAAGGCGCAGTTGTTGTCAATAAAGTCAAAGAGGGTAAAGGTGCCTTTGGCTACAATGCCAGAACCGATGTTTATGAAGATCTGATTGCAGCCGGCGTTATGGATCCGAAAAAAGTGGTTCGGTTTGCCCTCCAGAATGCAGCCAGTGTCGCATCTATTATGCTGACCACACAAGCCATGATTGCTGACAAACCGGGAAAAAAAGCAGGGGACGGAATGCCAGGTGGTGGAATGGGCGGAATGATGTGA
- the groES gene encoding co-chaperone GroES, which yields MSLRPLSDRILVLRGQEDTKTKGGIIIPDTAKEKPVEGTVVALGNGRMGEDGKRIAMDLKVDDRILFSKYGGTDVKVDGTDYLILRQDDVLGIIE from the coding sequence ATGAGTTTGAGACCATTAAGTGACAGAATTCTGGTTCTGCGTGGGCAAGAGGATACAAAAACCAAGGGCGGTATTATTATCCCGGACACAGCAAAAGAGAAACCAGTGGAAGGAACAGTGGTGGCCTTAGGAAACGGCCGAATGGGTGAAGATGGAAAACGGATTGCAATGGATTTAAAAGTGGATGACCGTATTCTTTTCAGTAAATATGGCGGAACCGATGTGAAAGTTGACGGCACAGATTATCTTATCCTGCGTCAGGATGATGTTTTGGGGATAATTGAATAA
- a CDS encoding cupin domain-containing protein has translation MRIAMLSPIAWRTPPRHYGPWEKVASLLTEALVEYGHDVTLFATGDSITRSTMRAVCSKGDEEDSSIIPKVYDCLHISELFDHAEEFDIIHNNFDFLPRYIVSGKGEWTLGSKTIEVTAGQSVDIPRKSIHRIENSGLENLVFMEIQTGDYFGEDDIERLADDFGRI, from the coding sequence ATGCGCATTGCCATGCTGTCACCCATTGCCTGGCGCACCCCGCCACGGCACTATGGCCCATGGGAAAAAGTGGCCTCACTGTTAACAGAAGCCCTTGTCGAATATGGGCATGATGTCACCTTGTTTGCCACGGGAGATTCGATTACACGCAGCACCATGCGTGCTGTGTGCTCCAAGGGGGATGAAGAGGATTCAAGCATTATTCCAAAAGTGTATGACTGCCTCCATATTTCCGAATTGTTTGATCATGCAGAAGAATTTGACATCATCCACAATAATTTTGATTTTCTGCCTCGGTATATTGTCAGCGGCAAAGGGGAATGGACACTTGGGAGCAAAACCATAGAGGTGACCGCCGGGCAGTCGGTTGATATCCCGCGGAAATCCATCCATAGAATTGAAAACAGTGGACTGGAAAATCTGGTGTTTATGGAGATTCAGACCGGTGATTATTTTGGTGAGGATGATATTGAACGACTGGCCGATGATTTCGGAAGAATTTGA
- a CDS encoding hemolysin family protein produces the protein MPTLATDLANIFFAVVLVFINGFFVAAEFALVKVRPARIDEQVEKKVPFALTARWMVQRMDATLSACQLGITMASLGLGWIGEPAIAHLLRPLLKALWVVSEIWVHGIAFTIAFTAITAAHLVFGEQAPKIYALRRPEKVLLWLAIPMKLFYFFSYPFMIALNTTTSFLLKIIGVDSVSEHDVVHSEDEIKALLRLSHKHGELSRSEHRLINAVFEFDDTVVRRVMQPRSDIIFFDINRSFAQCQSLAKENKHSRYPLCDGSLDSVLGIVHIKDLIDVSSDAEDILLSIARPVISVSETIRISLLLRQFQETHQQMALVVDEYGTIIGCITLEDVLEQIVGPVEDEFETDLIEIESIAPDKFIVAGGTLISTVNKQLNLNLESIEAETLCGLLMEQTGRVLKVGDKIEFDGVVAEVLEIRGSRALSIQINLQQPRQEPS, from the coding sequence ATGCCAACCTTAGCAACTGACCTTGCCAATATTTTTTTTGCAGTTGTTCTCGTATTTATAAATGGATTTTTTGTTGCTGCTGAATTTGCACTGGTGAAAGTCAGGCCTGCCAGGATCGATGAGCAGGTAGAAAAAAAAGTCCCCTTTGCTTTAACAGCGCGCTGGATGGTGCAGCGAATGGATGCCACACTGTCAGCCTGCCAGCTTGGCATTACTATGGCATCACTTGGTCTTGGTTGGATTGGAGAGCCGGCCATAGCTCACCTGCTGCGGCCCCTGCTAAAGGCCCTATGGGTAGTTTCTGAGATCTGGGTACATGGTATCGCCTTCACAATCGCTTTTACCGCCATTACTGCTGCCCATCTTGTTTTTGGGGAACAGGCGCCTAAAATATATGCCCTGCGACGCCCGGAAAAAGTTTTGCTGTGGTTGGCCATTCCCATGAAACTGTTTTATTTTTTTTCCTATCCGTTCATGATTGCTTTGAATACAACCACCTCTTTTCTGTTAAAAATCATTGGCGTCGATAGTGTCTCTGAGCACGACGTCGTACACAGTGAAGATGAAATTAAAGCACTTTTGCGCCTCTCACATAAACATGGCGAGCTCAGTCGATCAGAACACCGTTTGATAAACGCCGTTTTTGAATTTGATGACACCGTCGTCCGCCGGGTGATGCAACCCCGAAGCGACATTATTTTTTTTGATATCAACCGTTCTTTTGCTCAATGCCAATCATTGGCAAAAGAAAATAAACATTCCCGCTACCCCTTATGCGATGGGTCGCTGGACTCTGTGCTGGGAATTGTTCACATCAAAGATTTGATCGACGTGTCTTCTGACGCAGAAGACATCTTGCTTTCAATCGCGCGACCGGTGATATCTGTATCTGAAACCATTCGAATCAGCCTGCTTCTGCGGCAATTTCAGGAAACACACCAGCAGATGGCACTTGTGGTGGACGAGTATGGGACTATCATTGGCTGTATCACGCTGGAAGACGTATTGGAACAGATTGTCGGTCCGGTTGAAGATGAATTCGAAACTGATCTAATTGAGATTGAGTCAATTGCCCCTGACAAATTTATTGTTGCTGGTGGAACATTGATCTCAACCGTCAACAAGCAACTGAATCTGAACCTTGAAAGCATTGAAGCTGAAACCCTTTGCGGCCTGTTAATGGAACAGACAGGCCGGGTTCTAAAGGTTGGAGATAAAATAGAGTTTGATGGTGTTGTTGCCGAAGTATTGGAGATCAGAGGTTCGCGTGCTTTAAGCATACAAATTAATTTGCAACAGCCCAGGCAGGAGCCATCATGA
- a CDS encoding cytidylate kinase-like family protein yields the protein MKKTSDETVYPPGYYGRKMMNAADWAGTQVRQWERAQAERKKGKDFSQKHCICLSRGIGAGALEVAEFLSKRTGYPVIDKEIIEHMAKDSSLTEKIIKFFDERLPGKMNELLVALSIEKKFLANDYVKQLAKTVTALSHTDPTIFVGRGTHLILPRHSILSVQLVCNKKRRIEKLAIMLDIDKSEAEKRLNIIDEEHHEFFKAVYLREKISSDEFDLIINMDHIKSEHQVAQIIACAFEQKFQVHLKNK from the coding sequence ATGAAAAAAACGTCAGATGAAACAGTTTATCCGCCTGGATATTACGGCAGGAAAATGATGAATGCCGCAGATTGGGCAGGTACGCAAGTCAGACAATGGGAAAGGGCGCAAGCAGAAAGAAAAAAGGGGAAAGATTTTTCACAAAAGCACTGCATTTGTCTGTCTCGCGGTATCGGGGCCGGCGCACTGGAAGTGGCAGAGTTCCTGTCTAAAAGGACAGGATATCCTGTGATTGATAAAGAGATTATAGAACATATGGCAAAGGATTCTTCCTTAACCGAAAAGATCATTAAATTTTTTGATGAACGGCTCCCGGGAAAAATGAATGAACTGCTTGTGGCGCTCTCCATTGAAAAGAAATTCCTTGCAAACGATTATGTTAAACAGCTGGCAAAAACGGTTACAGCATTGTCGCATACGGATCCGACGATATTTGTCGGCCGGGGAACCCACTTGATCCTGCCCCGACATTCGATTTTGTCAGTACAGTTGGTATGCAACAAAAAACGCCGGATTGAGAAACTGGCCATTATGCTGGATATCGACAAAAGCGAAGCAGAAAAAAGATTAAATATTATTGATGAAGAACATCATGAATTTTTTAAAGCTGTTTATCTCAGGGAAAAAATCTCATCCGATGAATTCGACCTGATTATTAATATGGATCACATTAAATCAGAACACCAGGTTGCTCAAATTATTGCCTGTGCCTTTGAACAAAAATTTCAGGTACATCTCAAAAACAAATAA
- the dnaK gene encoding molecular chaperone DnaK — MGKIIGIDLGTTNSCVSVMEGSEAKVIMNREGARTTPSVMAVSENGERLIGQIARRQAITNPVNTVFGVKRLIGRKFDSAEVQKDIKNLPFAIEKAVNGDVCINLRGKQYSPAEISSHILSDIRDFVEEFLGKKVTDAVITVPAYFDDNQRQATKDAGKIAGLNVLRIINEPTAASLAYGLDKKKEEKIAVFDLGGGTFDVSILEIGDGVFEVKSTNGDTHLGGEDFDFILIDFLSEEFSKDQGIDLRKDKMALQRLKEAAEKAKMELSTSMETDVNLPFITADGSGPKHLNIKITRAKLEALVSKLLDRLEAPCRTALKDAGLSSNDINEVILVGGMTRMPAVQDRVKTIFGKEPNKGVNPDEVVAMGAAIQGAVLRGDLKEILLLDVTPLSLGIETLGGVMTKLIEKNSTLPINKSKVFSTAEDNQPAVSIQVLQGEREMASDNKALGRFELVGIQPAPRGLPQIEVTFNIDANGIVNVSAKDKATGKEQSIQITSSSGLSKEEVDRLIKDAELHAEEDLKLKEQVDARNKADALIHTTEKTMTEMGDKVDGNIRMEVEDAISNLKQVVKNKDTQSILQRTEALNQAAHKLTQNTHQQPGDSGSPGSAKPSANSDEEVVDADYDEVV; from the coding sequence ATGGGAAAGATTATTGGAATAGACTTAGGCACCACCAATTCATGTGTATCTGTAATGGAGGGCAGTGAGGCTAAAGTTATTATGAACCGAGAAGGAGCACGCACCACTCCATCAGTGATGGCAGTGTCTGAAAACGGTGAGCGGTTGATCGGGCAAATCGCAAGAAGGCAGGCTATTACCAATCCGGTAAATACAGTTTTTGGGGTTAAAAGATTGATTGGAAGAAAGTTTGATTCAGCCGAAGTTCAAAAGGATATAAAAAACCTTCCTTTTGCTATTGAAAAGGCCGTAAATGGAGATGTTTGTATCAATCTTCGAGGGAAACAATACAGTCCGGCAGAGATTTCCTCTCACATCCTTTCAGATATCCGGGACTTTGTAGAAGAATTCCTAGGTAAAAAAGTTACAGACGCGGTCATTACCGTACCCGCATATTTTGATGACAACCAAAGACAAGCAACTAAAGATGCTGGGAAAATTGCAGGACTTAATGTACTTCGAATTATTAATGAGCCGACAGCAGCTTCTTTGGCCTATGGACTCGATAAAAAGAAAGAAGAGAAAATAGCAGTGTTTGATTTAGGGGGAGGAACCTTTGATGTTTCTATCCTGGAGATTGGCGATGGTGTTTTTGAAGTTAAATCTACCAATGGAGATACTCATTTAGGAGGAGAAGATTTTGATTTCATTCTCATTGATTTTCTTTCAGAAGAGTTTAGCAAAGACCAAGGGATTGATTTAAGAAAAGATAAAATGGCACTACAGCGATTAAAAGAAGCTGCTGAAAAAGCCAAGATGGAACTGTCCACATCCATGGAAACCGATGTGAATCTTCCATTCATTACAGCAGATGGCTCGGGTCCTAAGCATTTGAATATAAAAATTACCAGGGCGAAATTGGAGGCTTTGGTTTCTAAACTGTTGGACAGACTTGAAGCACCCTGCCGAACAGCATTGAAGGATGCAGGACTTTCTTCTAATGATATTAATGAGGTTATTCTGGTTGGCGGAATGACCCGAATGCCTGCTGTTCAGGATCGTGTAAAAACAATTTTTGGTAAAGAACCCAACAAGGGGGTAAATCCGGATGAAGTTGTGGCCATGGGTGCTGCAATTCAAGGGGCTGTTCTCAGGGGAGATCTAAAGGAAATTTTATTGCTTGATGTTACACCACTTTCCTTAGGAATAGAAACCTTAGGTGGTGTCATGACCAAACTGATTGAAAAAAATTCAACCCTTCCTATAAACAAGAGTAAAGTCTTTTCCACAGCAGAAGACAACCAGCCTGCAGTTTCTATACAGGTTCTTCAGGGTGAACGGGAGATGGCTTCTGACAACAAAGCTCTGGGTAGATTTGAACTGGTTGGAATCCAGCCGGCACCCCGTGGCCTCCCTCAAATCGAAGTTACCTTTAATATTGACGCCAATGGTATTGTGAATGTTTCGGCCAAAGACAAAGCTACAGGAAAGGAACAATCTATCCAGATTACCTCCTCATCCGGTCTTTCCAAAGAGGAGGTTGATCGGTTGATAAAAGATGCAGAGCTGCACGCAGAAGAAGACCTTAAGTTAAAAGAACAAGTAGATGCGCGAAATAAGGCAGATGCATTAATTCACACAACAGAAAAAACCATGACAGAAATGGGAGATAAGGTTGATGGAAATATTCGGATGGAAGTTGAAGACGCCATCAGCAATTTAAAACAAGTTGTAAAAAATAAAGACACGCAAAGCATTCTACAGCGAACTGAGGCCTTGAATCAAGCAGCGCACAAACTGACGCAAAATACGCACCAGCAACCGGGCGATTCAGGAAGTCCTGGCTCTGCAAAGCCTTCTGCAAACTCTGATGAAGAGGTCGTGGATGCGGATTACGATGAAGTAGTTTAA